The proteins below are encoded in one region of Salvelinus namaycush isolate Seneca chromosome 39, SaNama_1.0, whole genome shotgun sequence:
- the LOC120032590 gene encoding peroxisomal acyl-coenzyme A oxidase 1-like isoform X3, giving the protein MASQTLRKSTATRGTHLRGLETTATYDPATQEFVMNSPTITSIKWWPGGLGKTSNYAIVLAQLHTQGKCHGLQAFIVPLRSMNTHIPLPGVVVGDIGPKFGFDEVDNGYLKLENVRIPRDHMLMKYAKVEADGTYVKPPSAKLTYGTMVFIRSMIVGEAAHALAKSCTIAIRYSSVRHQSEIRPGEPEPQIMDYQTQQYKLFPLLATAYAYKFVGQYMNQVYHRITGDISQGDFSELPELHALSAGLKAFTTWTASAGIEVCRMACGGHGYSRCSALPDIYVNFVPTCTYEGENTVMMLQTARFLIKSYRQASAGHQLSGIVSYLNESERSLQPQSVSSRPTVVNVNDLASLVDAYKLRAAKLVELAAKSIQQELQKRVSQEDAWNNSAIDLVRASDAHCHYVVVKLFAAKLGEIGDTGVHSVLSTLALLYALQGIQQHSGDFLQTGLLSVPQLSQVSQRLKELLAQLRPNAVALVDAFDYRDEMLNSVLGRYDGNVYEHMFEWARRSPLNKTEVHESYHKYLKPLQAKL; this is encoded by the exons GCACCCACCTCAGGGGGCTTGAAACCACGGCAACGTATGACCCGGCCACCCAGGAGTTTGTCATGAACAGCCCGACCATCACCTCCATCAAGTGGTGGCCTGGGGgac TGGGTAAGACGTCTAACTACGCCATAGTTCTGGCCCAGCTCCACACCCAGGGGAAGTGTCACGGACTGCAGGCCTTCATCGTACCTCTCCGCagtatgaacacacacataccactGCCAG gtgTGGTGGTAGGGGACATAGGACCCAAGTTTGGCTTTGATGAGGTTGACAATGGTTACCTGAAATTGGAGAACGTACGAATTCCTCGCGACCACATGCTGATGAAATATGCAAAG GTGGAGGCAGATGGTACGTACGTGAAGCCTCCCAGTGCCAAGCTGACCTACGGCACCATGGTGTTCATCAGGTCCATGATCGTAGGGGAAGCGGCCCACGCCCTCGCCAAGTCCTGCACCATCGCCATCCGCTACAGCTCCGTACGGCACCAGTCTGAGATACGCCCAGG AGAGCCGGAGCCCCAGATCATGGACTACCAGACGCAACAGTACAAGCTGTTCCCCCTGCTGGCTACAGCCTATGCCTACAAGTTTGTTGGTCAGTACATGAACCAGGTCTACCACCGCATCACTGGAGACATCAGCCAGGGAGACTTCAGTGAACTACCAGAG CTCCATGCCCTGTCCGCGGGCCTGAAGGCCTTCACCACATGGACGGCCAGCGCGGGCATCGAGGTGTGTCGCATGGCGTGTGGCGGGCACGGCTACTCCCGCTGCAGCGCCCTCCCAGACATCTATGTTAACTTCGTGCCCACGTGTACCTACGAGGGAGAGAACACTGTCATGATGCTGCAGACCGCTAG GTTCTTGATAAAGAGCTACCGCCAGGCGTCGGCAGGCCACCAGCTGAGTGGCATCGTGTCCTACCTGAACGAGTCAGAGCGTAGCCTGCAGCCCCAGTCTGTGTCCTCCCGACCCACTGTAGTCAACGTCAATGACCTGGCCAGCCTTGTGGATGCTTACAAACTACGAGCTGCCAA gCTGGTTGAGTTGGCAGCTAAGAGTATTCAGCAGGAGCTACAGAAGAGAGTCAGTCAGGAGGATGCCTGGAACAACAGCGCTATAGACCTGGTCAGAGCCTCTGAT GCCCACTGTCACTATGTGGTGGTGAAGCTGTTTGCAGCTAAGCTGGGGGAGATAGGAGACACGGGGGTTCACTCTGTCCTCAGCACCCTGGCCCTGCTCTATGCCCTCCAGGGTATCCAACAGCACAGCGGAGACTTCCTCCAG ACTGGTCTCCTGAGTGTGCCCCAGCTCTCCCAGGTGTCCCAGCGTCTGAAGGAGCTTCTGGCCCAGCTGAGGCCCAACGCCGTGGCCCTGGTGGACGCCTTCGACTACCGTGATGAAATGCTCAACTCCGTCCTGGGACGCTACGACGGCAATGTCTATGAGCACATGTTCGAGTGGGCCCGCCGCTCGCCTCTCAACAAGACAGAG GTCCACGAGTCCTACCACAAGTACCTGAAACCCTTGCAGGCCAAGCTGTAA